Proteins encoded by one window of Candidatus Binatia bacterium:
- a CDS encoding glycosyltransferase, with the protein MPETPTTSPRATVVVVAGAEGAACARSLRSVLAQSERALEVIVAATRDADLPRDVVPSDDARVRTLVAPGAQPAELRNRALAGARAPWVKLIAAGDELEAACLKRELAALAAAPHARAVVSQPRVLGEDGRPVTDPATVRRWTPAARTGDELARELFERRTLASATVLFARDAALALGGFDVELTSIHEHDLWLRLCHAHDVVVLPEPLVRVHARPAPPDPAGARAERADSAFRVLAELRACGWRRVVDRGGDAGVAGDGGANGGALAARADDVAASDAAADRARAARRLLALARSVERAGLRELRPFALELLAHARALDDAAAREPTLEALRGVTPELGRTPAWRDGARAEPATRGALVVATTALRTHLEQLGEKLADASRAGTRNVDRFEDLGVEAASARVLVERGRGLTEQVLGKLQIKRRLTKTASALLGRSRAERPVSRREPSAAQPSDDAWASAASPATRAELEQILARHTDRRGTVLFAPTLRWSHELFQRPHQLARELARQGYLVFYCESLWPEPDEPLFREIGERLYVAHAPLPTYAEIEAPIVFFLPYNAFDTSKLRNARVVYELIDELHVFRGDAAEIRRNHEHLLDTADVVVATARNLHRQIAERRPDALLSPNAVDYEHFRQARDPSLPVPPELAAVLRPGRRVIGYYGALATWFDYELVRFAALARPDLEFVLIGPDYDGSLATTDVLALDNVHRLDSQPYEALPRFLRAFDVATIPFVVNDITESTSPIKLFEYAAGGKPVVSTAMQECLLYPGVLVARDGEEFVAQIERALTLAGDPEYLATIDAIARDNTWAARVAQIRAVLEATTPGAAPRRPHDAARRAEAR; encoded by the coding sequence ATGCCCGAAACGCCGACCACGAGCCCACGCGCGACGGTGGTGGTCGTCGCGGGGGCGGAGGGCGCAGCCTGCGCGCGCTCGCTGCGGAGCGTGCTCGCGCAGAGCGAGCGCGCGCTCGAGGTGATCGTCGCCGCGACGCGCGACGCCGACCTGCCGCGCGACGTCGTGCCGAGCGACGACGCGCGCGTCCGCACGCTGGTCGCGCCCGGCGCGCAGCCGGCCGAGCTGCGCAACCGCGCGCTCGCGGGAGCGCGCGCGCCGTGGGTCAAGCTGATCGCGGCGGGCGACGAGCTCGAAGCCGCGTGCCTCAAGCGCGAGCTCGCGGCGCTCGCCGCCGCGCCGCACGCGCGCGCCGTGGTCTCGCAGCCGCGGGTACTCGGCGAGGACGGACGACCGGTCACCGATCCGGCTACGGTCCGGCGCTGGACGCCCGCCGCGCGCACCGGCGACGAGCTCGCGCGCGAGCTCTTCGAGCGGCGCACGCTCGCGTCCGCGACGGTGCTGTTCGCGCGCGACGCGGCGCTGGCGCTCGGCGGCTTCGACGTCGAGCTGACGTCGATCCACGAGCACGACCTCTGGCTGCGGCTCTGCCACGCGCACGACGTCGTCGTGCTCCCCGAGCCGCTCGTGCGCGTGCACGCGCGCCCGGCGCCGCCGGACCCCGCGGGGGCGCGCGCCGAGCGTGCGGACTCGGCGTTCCGCGTCCTCGCCGAGCTGCGCGCGTGCGGCTGGCGGCGCGTCGTCGACCGCGGCGGCGACGCGGGCGTAGCGGGCGACGGAGGAGCAAACGGTGGAGCGCTCGCCGCGCGGGCGGACGACGTCGCAGCGAGCGACGCCGCGGCCGATCGCGCGCGCGCGGCACGACGCCTCCTCGCGCTCGCGCGCTCGGTCGAGCGCGCTGGGCTCCGCGAGCTGCGGCCGTTCGCGCTCGAGCTGCTCGCGCACGCGCGCGCGCTCGACGACGCCGCAGCCCGCGAGCCGACGCTCGAGGCGCTGCGCGGCGTCACGCCCGAGCTCGGCCGCACGCCCGCGTGGCGCGACGGAGCGCGCGCCGAACCCGCGACGCGCGGCGCGCTCGTCGTCGCCACCACCGCGCTGCGCACGCACCTCGAGCAGCTCGGCGAGAAGCTCGCCGACGCGTCGCGCGCCGGCACGCGCAACGTCGACCGCTTCGAGGACCTCGGCGTCGAGGCAGCCTCGGCGCGCGTGCTGGTCGAGCGCGGCCGCGGGCTCACCGAGCAGGTGCTCGGCAAGCTGCAGATCAAGCGACGCTTGACGAAGACGGCGAGCGCGCTGCTCGGCCGCTCGCGTGCGGAGCGCCCCGTGTCCCGGCGAGAGCCAAGCGCTGCGCAGCCGAGCGACGACGCCTGGGCGAGCGCGGCGAGCCCCGCGACGCGCGCCGAGCTGGAGCAGATCCTCGCGCGCCACACCGACCGCCGCGGCACCGTGCTCTTCGCGCCGACGCTGCGCTGGAGCCACGAGCTCTTCCAGCGTCCGCACCAGCTCGCGCGCGAGCTCGCACGCCAGGGCTACCTCGTCTTCTACTGCGAGAGCCTGTGGCCGGAGCCCGACGAGCCGCTCTTCCGCGAGATCGGCGAGCGCCTGTACGTGGCGCACGCGCCGCTTCCGACCTACGCGGAGATCGAAGCGCCGATCGTGTTCTTCCTGCCCTACAACGCCTTCGACACGAGCAAGCTCCGCAACGCGCGCGTGGTCTACGAGCTGATCGACGAGCTGCACGTCTTCCGCGGCGACGCCGCCGAGATCCGCCGCAACCACGAGCACCTGCTCGACACCGCCGACGTCGTCGTCGCGACCGCGCGCAACCTGCACCGTCAGATCGCCGAGCGTCGCCCCGACGCGCTGCTGAGCCCGAACGCGGTCGACTACGAGCACTTCCGTCAAGCACGCGATCCGTCGCTACCGGTCCCGCCCGAGCTCGCCGCCGTGCTGCGCCCGGGACGCCGCGTGATCGGCTACTACGGCGCGCTCGCGACCTGGTTCGACTACGAGCTCGTGCGCTTCGCCGCGCTCGCGCGTCCGGACCTCGAGTTCGTGCTGATCGGACCCGACTACGACGGCTCGCTCGCGACGACCGACGTGCTCGCGCTCGACAACGTGCACCGCCTCGACAGCCAGCCGTACGAGGCGCTGCCGCGCTTCTTGCGCGCGTTCGACGTCGCGACGATCCCGTTCGTGGTCAACGACATCACGGAGTCGACCTCACCGATCAAGCTGTTCGAGTACGCGGCGGGCGGCAAGCCGGTGGTCAGCACGGCGATGCAGGAGTGCCTGCTCTATCCCGGCGTGCTGGTGGCGCGCGACGGCGAGGAGTTCGTCGCGCAGATCGAGCGCGCGCTGACGCTCGCTGGAGACCCGGAGTACCTCGCGACGATCGACGCCATCGCGCGCGACAACACCTGGGCAGCGCGGGTCGCGCAGATCCGCGCGGTGCTCGAGGCGACGACTCCAGGCGCTGCGCCGCGGCGGCCGCACGACGCGGCGCGGAGGGCCGAGGCACGATGA
- a CDS encoding glycosyltransferase, translated as MMKLYRRLEAYVGPRLPRPLRAVWRRILGRPPLPAPRWRGPEEMQRIAEILRTRRHPDVVVLPIIAWRFRHQRPQQMARAIAAHGRRVFWVDPAGLAERVAADGESPLVRVAPLDERIFEVEIAGARPLDQWRDALAIADVATMARALDELRAEAGIVSAIVVVQLPFWTPLALHLRHAFGWPVVYDWMDDHAGFSTNAPAMLATEERLVAESDLVVVTSRKLEASAQGRARSLVLVPNACEPEHFARVDAAEPSPAELAGLRSPIIGYFGAISEWFDFDLVRHAARAHPEWTFVLIGSTFGAPPHDDLVRAPNVRFLGEKPYGALPSYLARFDVATIPFRLTPLIEATSPVKFFEYLAAGKPVVASRLPELVPHARLVELADSPEEFTRALERALRDTSPERVAERRAFAAQNTWSSRARELLQRADETFPLVTIVIVTWNNLRFTRDCLTALLDDRTWPRREILVVDNASTDGTVAYLEQLAERGEIRLLRNEENRGFAAANNQGIAAARGEYVVLLNNDTVVTSGWLPRLIDVLRRDERVGLVGPVTDGTFNEARERISHDELARLPEFAEAWARAHRGEVYPIRMLAMYCVAARRSVLESVGPLDERFGVGMFEDDDYAHRVRLAGFRLVCAEEVFIRHVGQVSFDKLKERDAIYEANRAKFEAKWHTAWRPYRGDRRQTRRWRDEVASLAARRSVGATPVVVLAEPRDAEEGGAALALGRAIARRGRLVFVHAEPEGGAHQGLVHADERLIVASVPLEAFEDVRRPLVVATQPGGFALAWFPDASRVVRLEPGWQERDAARLADEVLGAATAGRAA; from the coding sequence ATGATGAAGCTCTACCGGCGCCTCGAGGCGTACGTCGGGCCGCGGCTGCCGCGGCCGCTGCGCGCGGTCTGGCGCCGGATCCTCGGCCGCCCGCCGCTGCCCGCTCCGCGCTGGCGCGGGCCGGAGGAGATGCAGCGGATCGCGGAGATCCTCCGCACGCGCCGCCATCCCGACGTCGTCGTGCTGCCGATCATCGCGTGGCGCTTTCGCCACCAGCGTCCGCAGCAGATGGCGCGCGCGATCGCCGCGCACGGTCGCAGGGTCTTCTGGGTCGACCCGGCGGGGCTCGCCGAGCGCGTCGCAGCGGACGGCGAGTCGCCGCTCGTCCGCGTCGCGCCGCTCGACGAGCGCATCTTCGAGGTCGAGATCGCCGGCGCACGGCCGCTCGACCAGTGGCGCGACGCGCTCGCGATCGCCGACGTCGCGACGATGGCGCGCGCCCTCGACGAGCTGCGGGCCGAGGCGGGCATCGTCAGCGCGATCGTCGTCGTGCAGCTCCCGTTCTGGACGCCGCTCGCGCTGCACCTGCGACACGCCTTCGGCTGGCCGGTGGTCTACGACTGGATGGACGACCACGCCGGCTTCTCGACCAACGCTCCCGCCATGCTGGCGACCGAGGAGCGGCTCGTCGCGGAGAGCGATCTCGTTGTCGTGACCTCACGCAAGCTCGAAGCGTCGGCGCAGGGACGCGCGCGGTCGCTCGTGCTCGTGCCGAACGCATGCGAGCCCGAGCACTTCGCGCGCGTAGACGCGGCGGAGCCTTCGCCCGCCGAGCTCGCCGGCCTGCGCTCGCCGATCATCGGCTACTTCGGCGCGATCTCCGAGTGGTTCGACTTCGACCTCGTGCGCCACGCGGCGCGTGCCCACCCCGAGTGGACGTTCGTGCTGATCGGCTCGACCTTCGGCGCGCCGCCGCACGACGATCTCGTGCGCGCGCCGAACGTGCGCTTTCTCGGCGAGAAGCCGTACGGCGCGCTGCCGTCCTACCTCGCGCGCTTCGACGTGGCGACGATCCCCTTTCGCTTGACGCCGCTCATCGAGGCGACGAGCCCCGTCAAGTTCTTCGAGTACCTCGCGGCGGGAAAGCCGGTCGTGGCGAGCCGGCTGCCGGAGCTCGTCCCGCACGCGCGACTGGTCGAGCTCGCCGACAGCCCGGAGGAGTTCACGCGCGCGCTCGAGCGGGCGCTGCGCGACACGTCGCCGGAGCGTGTCGCCGAGCGGCGCGCGTTTGCCGCGCAGAACACCTGGTCGAGCCGCGCGCGCGAGCTGCTCCAGCGCGCGGACGAGACCTTCCCGCTGGTGACGATCGTCATCGTCACCTGGAACAACCTCCGCTTCACGCGCGACTGCCTCACGGCGCTGCTCGACGACCGGACGTGGCCGCGGCGCGAGATCCTCGTGGTCGACAATGCGTCGACCGACGGCACGGTCGCCTACCTCGAGCAGCTCGCGGAGCGCGGCGAGATCCGGTTGCTGCGCAACGAGGAGAACCGCGGCTTCGCCGCCGCGAACAACCAGGGCATCGCCGCCGCGCGCGGCGAGTACGTCGTGCTGCTCAACAACGACACCGTCGTGACCTCGGGATGGCTGCCGCGGCTGATCGACGTGCTGCGCCGCGACGAGCGCGTCGGGCTGGTCGGACCGGTGACGGACGGCACGTTCAACGAGGCGCGCGAGCGGATCAGCCACGACGAGCTCGCGCGTCTGCCCGAGTTCGCCGAGGCGTGGGCGCGCGCGCACCGCGGCGAGGTCTACCCGATCCGCATGCTCGCGATGTACTGCGTCGCTGCGCGCCGGTCGGTCCTCGAGTCGGTCGGGCCGCTCGACGAGCGCTTCGGCGTCGGCATGTTCGAGGACGACGACTACGCGCACCGGGTGCGCCTCGCGGGCTTCCGCCTCGTCTGCGCGGAAGAGGTGTTCATCCGCCACGTGGGTCAGGTGAGCTTCGACAAGCTCAAAGAACGTGACGCGATCTACGAGGCGAATCGCGCGAAGTTCGAGGCGAAGTGGCACACCGCCTGGCGGCCCTACCGGGGCGACCGGCGGCAGACGCGGCGCTGGCGCGACGAGGTCGCGTCCCTGGCCGCACGGCGCTCAGTCGGTGCGACGCCGGTCGTCGTTCTCGCCGAGCCGCGGGACGCGGAGGAGGGCGGTGCGGCGCTCGCGCTCGGCCGGGCGATCGCGCGGCGCGGGCGGCTGGTCTTCGTGCACGCCGAGCCGGAGGGCGGGGCGCACCAGGGGCTCGTGCACGCCGACGAGCGTCTGATCGTCGCCTCGGTGCCGCTCGAGGCCTTCGAGGACGTGCGCCGTCCGCTCGTGGTCGCGACGCAGCCGGGTGGCTTCGCGCTCGCGTGGTTCCCCGACGCGAGCCGCGTCGTCCGGCTCGAGCCCGGCTGGCAGGAGCGCGACGCGGCGCGGCTCGCCGACGAGGTGCTCGGCGCCGCGACCGCAGGCAGAGCGGCCTGA
- a CDS encoding class I SAM-dependent methyltransferase has protein sequence MSRLAHHLRDVGAFCWRVTPPRLRRTELLRKLFGSAALRVRYRTGPRFTEAILRWMEPNRGHVMYDTWLDYALSTNLRGAQVVEMLQQYQPVRGRRALDVGCAYGGFSVAFAEAGGEAVGIDLNDELLAFAALNVADRRAPVTLARVDVTDVQRMADLGRFDFVTCSDVIEHVNDVPAALTSLAAALHPGGILHLQIPNGESSAAVLKDPHFQAFGITLLEGEDAQRYFAEGRFGQAYDVGFYLRLEDYAAMLAQRGVTLVGGDVRNPPADPEAARQRVEGHLPEIEAALARTASDERLSETTRRTLHDAVARWLDGVRAGLAGIADERDPARRAERLGAFVRRFAIDCWDIVARKTA, from the coding sequence GTGAGCCGGCTCGCCCATCACCTCCGTGACGTCGGCGCCTTCTGCTGGCGCGTCACGCCCCCGCGCCTGCGCCGCACGGAGCTCCTGCGCAAGCTGTTCGGCAGCGCCGCGCTGCGCGTGCGCTACCGCACCGGTCCGCGCTTCACCGAGGCGATCCTGCGCTGGATGGAGCCGAACCGCGGGCACGTGATGTACGACACCTGGCTCGACTACGCGCTCAGCACGAACCTGCGCGGCGCGCAGGTCGTCGAGATGCTGCAGCAGTACCAGCCGGTGCGCGGACGGCGCGCGCTCGACGTCGGCTGCGCCTACGGCGGCTTCAGCGTCGCCTTCGCAGAAGCCGGCGGCGAGGCGGTCGGCATCGACCTCAACGACGAGCTGCTCGCGTTCGCGGCGCTGAACGTCGCCGACCGGCGCGCTCCGGTGACGCTGGCGCGCGTCGACGTCACCGACGTGCAGCGCATGGCCGATCTCGGACGCTTCGACTTCGTCACCTGCAGCGACGTCATCGAGCACGTGAATGACGTGCCGGCCGCGCTCACGAGCCTCGCCGCCGCGCTGCACCCCGGCGGCATCCTGCACCTGCAGATCCCGAACGGCGAGTCCTCCGCGGCCGTGCTGAAGGATCCGCACTTCCAGGCGTTCGGCATCACGCTGCTCGAGGGCGAGGACGCGCAGCGCTACTTCGCGGAGGGGCGCTTCGGCCAGGCGTACGACGTCGGCTTCTACCTGCGCCTCGAGGACTACGCGGCGATGCTCGCGCAGCGCGGCGTGACGCTGGTCGGCGGCGACGTGCGCAACCCGCCGGCCGATCCCGAGGCGGCGCGCCAGCGGGTCGAGGGCCACCTGCCGGAGATCGAGGCGGCGCTCGCGCGTACGGCGTCCGACGAGCGCCTCTCGGAGACGACGCGACGCACGCTGCACGACGCGGTCGCGCGCTGGCTCGACGGCGTGCGCGCCGGGCTCGCGGGCATCGCGGACGAGCGCGATCCCGCGCGGCGCGCCGAGCGGCTCGGCGCGTTCGTGCGCCGCTTCGCGATCGACTGCTGGGACATCGTCGCGCGCAAGACCGCCTGA
- a CDS encoding glycosyltransferase family 39 protein: MRLAGVAFLALTLRVAAVLWIPTQPVSDFWSFVHLARGIVEQGGYHWAPRAPTAMFAPGYPLLLAAAFAVVGYSATLVKAISIVLSVLLVVVGALAARSLVGAGAALAAAVLLALDPRQILLSLLSATELLAAPTLFVFVWLLATSWRSERALGRALVAGVVLGVSALSRPVGGFVWVFWPVASLVAGKRPRALLAETALVLIGLYAVLLPWGTRNAIVLDRFTVSSMNAGMNLFMGNNDRATGGWTQDWLEQLAAVRPDAIGATEAQVDAIAADEGRRWIKANPLRAAQLYFAKLRTYLFVFTNFEIAYWAIFATDVSPPGSPAGDALPGPHPLKENSELVADVLRETYWLLLGLGALGAVLLAWKAWRTADRYWMASAVTLIGLTAYFPAMTSIFIVVDRYRWPMLDALTLLAGFAVVQSARGARSFLSERHQKEQPAALAREAGDRVPDRATARARSSRAR; encoded by the coding sequence GTGCGTCTCGCCGGCGTCGCGTTTCTCGCCCTGACCCTGCGGGTCGCGGCAGTGCTCTGGATCCCGACGCAGCCGGTGTCGGACTTCTGGAGCTTCGTTCATCTTGCGCGGGGGATCGTCGAGCAGGGCGGCTACCACTGGGCGCCCCGCGCTCCGACCGCGATGTTCGCACCGGGCTACCCGCTGCTGCTCGCCGCCGCGTTCGCGGTCGTCGGCTACTCGGCGACGCTGGTCAAGGCGATCAGCATCGTGCTGTCGGTGCTCCTGGTGGTGGTCGGGGCGCTCGCCGCGCGGTCGCTGGTCGGCGCTGGCGCGGCGCTCGCCGCGGCGGTGCTTCTTGCGCTCGATCCCCGGCAAATTCTGCTCTCGCTGCTCTCCGCGACCGAGCTGCTGGCCGCGCCGACGCTCTTCGTCTTCGTGTGGCTGCTCGCCACCTCGTGGCGGAGCGAGCGTGCGCTCGGACGCGCGCTCGTGGCCGGCGTCGTTCTCGGCGTGTCGGCGCTGTCGCGGCCCGTCGGCGGCTTCGTGTGGGTCTTCTGGCCCGTTGCGTCCTTGGTCGCAGGCAAGCGGCCGCGCGCTCTTCTCGCCGAAACCGCGCTCGTTCTGATCGGCCTCTACGCGGTGCTGCTGCCGTGGGGCACCCGCAACGCGATCGTGCTCGACCGCTTCACGGTGTCGAGCATGAACGCCGGCATGAACCTCTTCATGGGCAACAACGATCGCGCGACCGGAGGCTGGACGCAGGACTGGCTCGAGCAGCTCGCGGCCGTGCGCCCCGACGCGATCGGCGCCACGGAGGCTCAGGTCGACGCGATCGCGGCCGACGAGGGACGTCGCTGGATCAAGGCGAATCCCTTGCGTGCGGCGCAGCTCTACTTCGCGAAGCTGCGGACGTACCTCTTCGTCTTCACCAACTTCGAGATCGCGTACTGGGCGATCTTCGCGACCGACGTGTCGCCGCCGGGCTCCCCGGCGGGGGACGCGCTGCCCGGCCCGCACCCGCTCAAGGAGAACTCCGAGCTCGTCGCCGACGTGCTGCGCGAGACGTACTGGCTGCTCCTGGGGCTCGGCGCTCTCGGTGCGGTGCTGCTCGCGTGGAAGGCTTGGCGGACGGCCGATCGCTACTGGATGGCGTCTGCGGTGACGCTGATCGGGCTCACCGCCTACTTCCCGGCGATGACGTCGATCTTCATCGTCGTCGACCGCTACCGCTGGCCGATGCTCGACGCGCTCACGCTGCTTGCTGGATTTGCGGTCGTGCAGAGCGCGCGCGGCGCGCGAAGCTTTCTTTCCGAGCGGCACCAAAAAGAGCAACCAGCAGCGCTGGCTCGAGAGGCGGGCGATCGCGTGCCGGACCGGGCCACGGCTCGAGCCCGGTCGTCGCGAGCCCGATGA
- a CDS encoding glycosyltransferase translates to MSTVERPRATIVVPASSNDPALGALVAGFLAHGEARVEVLVVHDGTTVTPRALEEIDDPRLIAIPLPGLGVGARANVGLAAARGAAVKILLERDAALVPGDLERELAELEAHPDCAAVAALWCAEGALLASLLEGRAPRVATATFCTGVLRALGGLDASLTHALGYDLWLRLALDHRVHTLPGVGGEQPVAWDGAGVPSRSEHAWVLVRTLLERGLDWWRDATSSWAADVDAWRELALRLVRSGLPEVLPVVRTIGRRARAEGRPLPPLDELERLASEDAAPASPADAPAPPHGHAPAPQIDARRATDAATSDAPSPHDAEAANVLALARAAARDERTLRTLRADGQRLEGYEAWLRSELGTLRRTSEETLLLATRVLDKLRLTKRLSATLQQLGRAAGVRKRGERDTAATTPERHGSHRVAPGARRRQWLILAAVPLDDVGGGQRSAQLARALARRGDLVWYAARFPRHESVDLGLRDAIPGLTSLDWNPDELRRRLRAADDRVLVLVELPETQVVELALEARTLGARVLYDKIDHWAACAWADWYDAATERRLIREADDLVGSARLLVQQLRGGPRAPHLVLNAVDRTIFAPDAVRSGEPPADLVRGERTLLYVGSLWGDWFDWGLVAEVAARRPRWAVNLIGDRPRHVPELPSNVHLLGLKPQAALPPYLAAADVCWIPFIPSPLVDGVNPLKVYEYLAMHRPVVASPMVELRDVPYVFAARGAEATVAAVERAAATPPPVETLERFLAANDWEARVATLTSLCERPTITVVVLCYDNRDVIGACIESLLRNRGDARYEIVVVDNGSRDGSLEILAAHASRGEIRLLRNARNGCSSGRNLGVRESASELVVFLDSDQRALFPGWLDPALEVLARHREIGAVGWSGGWFSAGRGRGAVVDTLPDRGAGKLRDGFRTDVAYLATSGLVVPRSVLARTAGFDERLDPTCFEDTDLSFQIKEAGFELAYCPGLGVDHRPHATTSALAAYDEVYRRNERLFLEKWRHRPEYFFDVPD, encoded by the coding sequence ATGAGCACCGTCGAGCGGCCACGCGCGACGATCGTCGTGCCGGCGTCGAGCAACGACCCCGCGCTCGGCGCCCTCGTCGCGGGCTTCCTCGCGCACGGCGAGGCGCGCGTCGAGGTGCTGGTCGTGCACGACGGGACGACCGTCACGCCGCGCGCGCTCGAGGAGATCGACGACCCGCGCCTGATCGCGATCCCGCTCCCCGGGCTCGGCGTCGGCGCACGGGCCAACGTCGGGCTCGCCGCCGCGCGCGGCGCCGCCGTCAAGATTTTGCTCGAGCGCGACGCGGCGCTCGTGCCCGGCGATCTCGAGCGCGAGCTCGCGGAGCTCGAGGCGCACCCCGACTGCGCCGCGGTCGCAGCGCTGTGGTGCGCGGAGGGCGCGCTGCTCGCGAGCCTGCTCGAAGGACGCGCGCCGCGCGTCGCGACCGCGACCTTCTGCACGGGCGTGCTGCGCGCGCTGGGCGGCCTCGACGCGAGCTTGACGCACGCCCTCGGCTACGACCTCTGGCTCCGCCTCGCGCTCGACCACCGCGTGCACACGCTGCCCGGTGTCGGCGGCGAGCAGCCCGTCGCGTGGGACGGCGCCGGCGTGCCGAGTCGTTCGGAGCACGCCTGGGTGCTGGTACGCACGCTGCTGGAGCGCGGCCTCGACTGGTGGCGCGACGCGACCAGCTCGTGGGCCGCGGACGTCGACGCCTGGCGCGAGCTCGCGCTGCGGCTCGTGCGCTCGGGTCTGCCCGAGGTGCTGCCGGTCGTGCGCACGATCGGACGCCGCGCGCGCGCCGAAGGCCGGCCGCTGCCGCCGCTCGACGAGCTCGAGCGCCTCGCGTCCGAGGACGCTGCGCCTGCCTCGCCTGCGGATGCGCCCGCGCCGCCGCACGGACACGCGCCCGCCCCGCAGATCGACGCGAGGCGCGCGACGGACGCCGCCACCAGCGACGCGCCGAGCCCGCACGACGCCGAAGCGGCGAACGTGCTCGCGCTCGCCCGCGCCGCCGCACGCGACGAGCGCACGCTGCGCACGCTGCGCGCCGACGGCCAGCGCCTCGAGGGCTACGAGGCGTGGCTGCGCAGCGAGCTGGGGACGCTGCGCCGGACCAGCGAGGAGACGCTGCTGCTCGCGACGCGCGTGCTCGACAAGCTGCGCTTGACGAAGCGGCTCTCCGCGACGCTGCAGCAGCTCGGCCGCGCGGCGGGCGTCCGCAAACGCGGCGAGCGCGACACGGCCGCCACCACGCCCGAGCGCCACGGCTCCCATCGCGTGGCCCCCGGAGCGCGACGCCGCCAGTGGCTGATCCTCGCCGCGGTGCCGCTCGACGACGTCGGTGGCGGGCAGCGCAGCGCCCAGCTCGCGCGCGCGCTCGCGCGCCGCGGCGACCTCGTGTGGTACGCGGCCCGCTTCCCGCGCCACGAGTCGGTCGACCTCGGGCTGCGCGACGCGATTCCTGGCTTGACGTCGCTCGACTGGAACCCGGACGAGCTGCGCCGCCGGCTGCGCGCGGCCGACGACCGCGTGCTCGTCCTCGTCGAGCTGCCGGAGACGCAGGTCGTCGAGCTCGCGCTCGAGGCGCGCACGCTCGGCGCGCGCGTCCTCTACGACAAGATCGACCACTGGGCGGCGTGCGCGTGGGCCGACTGGTACGACGCCGCGACCGAGCGCCGGCTGATCCGCGAGGCCGACGACCTCGTCGGCTCGGCGCGTCTGCTGGTCCAGCAGCTCCGCGGCGGCCCGCGCGCGCCGCACCTCGTGCTGAACGCCGTCGACCGCACGATCTTCGCGCCGGACGCGGTGCGCTCGGGCGAGCCGCCCGCCGACCTCGTGCGCGGCGAGCGGACGCTGCTCTACGTCGGCTCGCTGTGGGGCGACTGGTTCGACTGGGGACTCGTCGCCGAGGTCGCCGCGCGCCGCCCGCGCTGGGCGGTGAACCTGATCGGCGACCGTCCGCGCCACGTGCCCGAGCTGCCGTCGAACGTGCACCTCCTCGGGCTCAAGCCGCAGGCGGCGCTGCCGCCCTACCTCGCGGCCGCCGACGTCTGCTGGATCCCGTTCATCCCCTCGCCGCTCGTCGACGGCGTCAATCCGCTCAAGGTCTACGAGTACCTCGCGATGCACCGCCCGGTGGTGGCATCGCCGATGGTCGAGCTGCGCGACGTGCCGTACGTGTTCGCCGCGCGCGGCGCGGAGGCGACGGTCGCCGCCGTCGAGCGCGCCGCGGCGACGCCGCCGCCGGTCGAGACGCTCGAGCGCTTCCTCGCGGCCAACGACTGGGAGGCGCGCGTCGCGACGCTGACCTCGCTGTGCGAGCGCCCGACGATCACCGTCGTCGTGCTGTGCTACGACAACCGCGACGTCATCGGCGCGTGCATCGAGTCGCTGCTGCGCAACCGCGGCGACGCGCGCTACGAGATCGTGGTCGTCGACAACGGCAGCCGCGACGGCTCGCTGGAGATCCTCGCCGCGCACGCGTCGCGCGGCGAGATCCGGCTGCTGCGCAACGCGCGCAACGGCTGCTCGTCGGGGCGCAACCTCGGCGTGCGCGAGAGCGCGAGCGAGCTCGTCGTCTTCCTCGACAGCGACCAGCGCGCGCTCTTCCCCGGCTGGCTCGATCCCGCGCTCGAGGTGCTCGCGCGTCACCGCGAGATCGGCGCGGTCGGCTGGAGCGGCGGCTGGTTCAGCGCCGGTCGCGGACGCGGCGCCGTGGTCGACACGCTGCCCGACCGCGGCGCCGGCAAGCTGCGCGACGGCTTCCGCACCGACGTCGCCTACCTCGCGACGAGCGGCCTCGTCGTGCCGCGCTCGGTGCTCGCGCGCACCGCGGGCTTCGACGAGCGCCTCGACCCGACCTGCTTCGAGGACACCGACCTCTCCTTCCAGATCAAGGAAGCCGGCTTCGAGCTCGCCTACTGCCCCGGGCTCGGCGTCGACCACCGCCCGCACGCGACCACGTCGGCGCTCGCCGCGTACGACGAGGTCTACCGGCGCAACGAGCGCCTCTTCCTCGAGAAGTGGCGCCACCGTCCGGAGTACTTCTTCGACGTCCCGGATTGA